A genome region from Streptomyces antimycoticus includes the following:
- a CDS encoding ABC transporter permease, protein MASSKTTRGTAVDEADGGSGGGQSIEKSVEKSTAKTNAGNAQDLAGLEAGLDALDTVQIKRVSPVEVLVQKVLPPIVAVAVVLALWKVLVVAKVTDDYKLPDPGLVWDALRQLWLQGELFDIVWTSVSRGLFGFVIALAIGTPLGLIVARVKFIRAGLGPILSGLQSLPSVAWVPPAVIWLGLNDQMMYTVILLGAVPSIANGLVAGIDQVPPLFLRAGRTLGARGLVSARHILLPAALPGYVAGLKQGWAFSWRSLMAAEIIAKSPDLGLGLGQYLENQRNNSDMAGVLLGILMILVVGIAIELLIFAPIERRVLRSRGLLASAR, encoded by the coding sequence ATGGCCAGCAGTAAGACCACCCGCGGCACCGCGGTCGACGAGGCCGACGGCGGCAGCGGCGGCGGGCAGTCCATAGAGAAGTCCGTGGAGAAGTCCACGGCGAAGACGAATGCGGGCAACGCCCAGGACCTGGCGGGCCTCGAAGCCGGTCTGGACGCCCTCGACACGGTGCAGATCAAGCGTGTCTCACCGGTCGAGGTGCTGGTCCAGAAGGTGCTGCCGCCCATCGTGGCCGTGGCCGTCGTCCTGGCCCTGTGGAAGGTGCTCGTCGTCGCGAAGGTCACCGACGACTACAAGCTGCCCGACCCGGGACTGGTCTGGGACGCGCTGCGCCAGCTGTGGCTGCAGGGCGAGCTGTTCGACATCGTCTGGACCAGCGTCTCGCGCGGTCTGTTCGGCTTCGTCATCGCGCTGGCGATCGGGACCCCGCTGGGGCTGATCGTCGCCCGGGTGAAGTTCATCCGCGCCGGTCTCGGCCCGATCCTGTCCGGGCTGCAGTCGCTTCCCTCGGTCGCCTGGGTGCCGCCCGCGGTGATCTGGCTGGGCCTGAACGACCAGATGATGTACACCGTCATCCTGCTGGGCGCGGTCCCCTCCATCGCCAACGGGCTGGTGGCCGGCATCGACCAGGTGCCCCCGCTCTTCCTGCGGGCGGGCCGCACCCTCGGCGCCCGCGGTCTGGTCAGCGCCCGGCACATCCTGCTGCCGGCCGCGCTGCCGGGTTATGTCGCCGGGCTCAAGCAGGGCTGGGCCTTCTCCTGGCGCTCGCTGATGGCCGCCGAGATCATCGCCAAGTCCCCGGACCTGGGCCTGGGGCTCGGCCAGTACCTGGAGAACCAGCGCAACAACTCCGATATGGCGGGGGTGCTCCTCGGCATCCTCATGATCCTCGTCGTCGGCATCGCCATCGAGCTGCTGATCTTCGCCCCGATCGAGCGCCGGGTGCTGCGCAGCCGCGGCCTGCTGGCGAGCGCCCGCTGA